In Oxalobacteraceae bacterium OTU3CINTB1, the sequence CGCTTAGACGTTCTGTCCACTGTCGTTTCTGGCAACACCGGGGTATCCTGTCTGGAATAATCAGGGACCAGGAACGGTATGCTTACTTTTTCCATCATACGATTGGCCGCGCTGCTGGCGCTGAGCCTGCCTGTGGCCGCCGCCACGCCGCCGGACACCCTGGAGCAGCGCGTGGCCGCCTGCATCGCCTGCCATGCGGTCAAGGAGCGCAGCGACGCCTTTTTCCCGCGCATCTCCGGCAAGCCGGCCGGCTACCTGTATAACCAGCTGCTCAATTTCCGCGAGGGCCGCCGCAATTATCCGATGATGACCTACATGGTCGACCATCTGCCCGACGCCTACCTGCGCGAGATCGCCGACTACTTCGCCGCCCAGCATCCGCCCTACCCGCCCGCCCAGGCCGGCAGCGGCGACAACGCCGGCGCCGCCAGCCTGGCGCGCGGCGAAGCGCTGGTGCGGCACGGCGATCCGGCCAAAAAAATCCCCGCCTGCGTCGGCTGCCACGGCGCCGCGCTGTACGGCGTCGAACCGGCCATTCCGGGACTGATCGGCCTGCCCAGCGATTACATCAATGCCCAGTTCGGCGCGTGGAAGAGCCACGTGCGCCGCGCCGCCGCGCCCGACTGCATGGCCGACATCGCCGGCAAACTGAGCGTGGCCGACGTGGCCGCCGTCTCCGCCTGGCTCAGCAAGCAACCGCCCGACGCCGCCGCCCGCCCGGCCAGCGCCGCCAGTATCGCCATGCCGTTGCCCCAGCCATGCGGCAGCGTGCCGGGTGGCGCCAAATGAGCGCGGGGACGACGATGACGAAAAAAATCTTTTATACGCTGGCGGGACTGGTCGGGTTGGTCGTGGCCGGCGTGCTCTTCATGATGTTCCGTACCGGTGGCGACGATATCGGTCCGCCGCCGAGCGTGACCGCAAAATTGTCAGCCACCGAGAAAATCGCCCGTGGCGCTTATCTAGCGAAGGCCGGCGACTGCATGGCGTGCCACACCACGCGCGGCGGCCAGCAATACGCCGGTGGCCGCGCGCTCAAAACGCCGTTCGGCAGCGTGGTCTCGCCCAACATCACGTCGGACAAGGCCACCGGCATCGGCGGCTGGAGCGCCGACGACTTCTGGCTCGCGCTGCACAACGGCAAATCGAAAGACGGGCGGCTGTTGTACCCCGCCTTCCCGTACACCAATTACACCCGCATCACGCGCGACGACTCGGACGCGCTGTACGCGTACTTCCAGTCGGTGCCGGCCGTCAGCCAGGCCAACCAGCCGCATGAATTGCGTTTCCCGTACAACCAGCAGATCATGCTGGCGGCGTGGCGCGCGCTGTACTTCAAGCCGGCGGTGTTCCGTCCAGAGACCGGGCAGTCGGTGGACTGGAACCGGGGCGCCTACCTGGTGCAGGGCCTGGGACATTGCAGCGCCTGCCACAGTCCGCGCAACGCGCTGGGCGCGGTAAGCGGATCGAGCGGCGACAGCCTGTCGGGCGGATTGATACCGGTGCTGGGCTGGTACGCGCCGTCGCTGAACTCGGATGCCGAAGCGGGCCTGGGCGACTGGCAACAAGACCACCTCGCCGCGCTGCTGAAGACCGGCGTCTCGCCACGCGCCACTGTGTTCGGTCCGATGGCGGAGGTGGTCCGGGAAAGCCTGCAACATCTGAACGACAGCGACATCAACGCGATGGCGACGTATTTGCGCGCCTTGCCGGCGCAAGGCGTCAAGTCGGAGTTCGAGCGCGACAAGGGGCCGCAGGCGACGGCGTTCCTGACGGCGGGCGCCAAGCTGTACGCGCAGCACTGCGCCGAGTGCCATGGGGATGGCGGCGCCGGCATGCCGCCGGGCTATCCGCCGCTGGCGGGCAACCGCGCGCTGACGATGGAGCAGGCGGTCAATCCGATTCGCATCGTGCTCAACGGCGGCTTCGCGCCAGGCACGGCCGGCAATCCGCGTCCGTACAGCATGCCGCCGTTCGGCCACGTGCTCAACGACAACGAGGTGGCGCAAGTCGTATCCTACCTGCGCAGCGCCTGGGGCAACAATGCCCCGCCCGTCGATGGCAACGAGGTCAACCGATACCGGGCGATTCCGCTGGATTAATGGTGCTCGGCGAAGCCGATGCGGTCGGTGGTGGCGTTGCGGGCGTCGTCGATGCCGATCTTGCCTTCGGCCAGCAGCACGCGCAGCGACGCGTTCATCGTGTGGCAGCCTTCGCTGGTCTTGCCGGCCATCCACCCGCGCAGCGCCGACAGCTGCCCGCCGGCGATCATCTCGACCACCTCAGGGTTGGAGGTCAGGCATTCGGTGGCGAGGTAGTAGCGCTCCCCTTCCACCGACGGCAGCAACGCCTGGCACAGCACGCCGCGCAAAGCGTGCGCCAGCGCCTGCGACTGCGCCTCGGAGTTGCCCAGCAGCCGCACCATCTTCTGCAAGCCCAGCTCGGTCGAGCGCGCATGCAGCGAGGCCAGCACGAGCGGACCGGATTCGGCCAGCGCCAGCGCCTCCTGCGCCGTTTGGGCATCGCGGATCTCGCCGATGACGATGACGTCGGGGCGCTCGCGCAGCGCGTCCAGCGCGCCGAGATAGAAACTCTCGACGTCGCCGTCAAACCCCACCTCGCGCTGCGTGATGACGCACTGGCGCTGCGGGATCAGGGTTTCGACCGGGTCTTCGATGGTGATGATGTGGCCGGAACGGTGCTTGTTGATCTCGTCGAGCATCGAGGCGATGGTGGTCGACTTGCCCTGGCAGGTGTCGCCAATAATCAACACCAGACCGCTGGTCAGCTTGGCGAAGTTCTGCTCATGCCGGCGCAGGCCCAGTTCGTTGAGCGGCATCGGCTCCTTCGGGAAGCGGCGGATCACGCAGCCGAGCCGCTTCTTGCCCTGGAAAGTGAAACAGTTGGCGCGGATGCGCGCCGTGTGCAGGTCGACCGCGCGGTCGAAGGCGCGGTCCTGGATGCGCTCGGACCAGTTCGGTTCGACGACCTCGAAGAACTCTTCCAGCTCCTCGCGCGTGATCGGCGAATCGGTCACCGCCACCAGCCCCTTGGGCTGGCGCAGCAGGAGCGGACTGTTTTGATGGATCAGGATGTCGCTGAAAATGAGCTTGGAGTTCAGCAGGTGCAGAATCTGTTGTACCAGCGTGCCGAAAACCGGGTGGTCTTCGTTCTCGATATAGGTCAGCGTGCGTATTTGCGACGACAGGTAATTATCCATCTGATCAGTGCTCTCCGGGGCATGGGCATTAGCTCTTCAGCTTCGGATATTTGAAGCCGGTGCATAAGTCCATACTGTAACGCTGATTGCCTTCGAGCACCAGTACGTGTTCGGGCGGCTCCTCGCCTGCCAGCGCGCCGGAGAACAACGGCAGGCCCTCGCCCTTACGGATCAGGTCGTCACAACGCTCGTAGACGTTGGGGCAGCCGGTCTCCGCCAGCAGGGCCTGCACGATCGGCACTTTCCAGGCGTCGACGCCGCCGGACTGGAACTGGCAGATCAGATAACCGTCGACTCCGCCCCAGCCGTGCACCAGCAGGCCGGACAGGCCGTCGTCCTCGCCCAGGATCACCGGCACCAGCGCGTTGGGGCCGGCGGCGCGGATGGCGGCGGCGCGCTTGGCGACGGCGGCCTTGACGCGGCGCTTCATCATCGCGTGGTCGACCGGCTCGTCCTCCTTGTAGCTCCACATGCGGGCCCGGATCTGCGACTTGGAGTTATAGGCGGCGCGGCCGATGAACTGGCGCGCGGAGCTTTGCACGATCGCGGTCGAGCCCGGTTTCATTTTTTCCTGCGGTTTGCCGTCGACCTTGTCGATCGCGGTCGGGTAGATCCAGGGGTCGCCGGCCAGCAAGCTCTTTTCCTTGCCCTGTTTGATGGTGATGATAAGCATGTGATTCCAGATAGGTGTCGCGATGGTGATGCGAGGGTTTTGCGGGATAGGCCGAATGATACCTCATGCCGGTTCCGGGGCCGCCGTCGGCCGCCCCCGCACCTGGCCAATTCCCGGCGGAACGCATTCCAGCACGCCCAGAATGCATTCTGTCGCAGCCAGGTGTCGCCGGCGGCCCCGGTTGCGTAGTATCCAACCTCAAGATGACCAACCAGGAGAACAGCATGACCACCACCACCGTTCGCAGCACACTGCGCGTACTGATCCTCGCCACCGGCATGCTGGCGGTGGCCGCCCCGGCCAACCTGGTGCTGGCCGGCCCGTTGAGCTGGGTCGGCGGCGACCGCGTCCAGGGCAACGGCAAGATCGTCAAACAGAACCGGGAAGTCGGCCATTTCACTGCTTTTGCCACCAGCGTCAGCGGCAACGTCGAGATCCGGCAGGGAAACACCGAGGGTGTGATTGTGGAAACCGACGACAACCTGCAGGCGCTGGTCGAGACGGTGGTGGAAAACGGCACCTTGCGGATTCGTCCGGCAAAGAACAACATGTCGCTGGAAACGCGCAACATGAAGATCGTCGTTATGGCGCGCACGCTGGAGCGGGTCTCGGTGGCCGGCTCCGGCGCGGTGGCGGCGGACAAGCTGCACGTCGAGCGCATGCAGTTCGACATCGGCGGTTCCGGCGAACTCAATGTGGCCGATCTGCGCGCGGAGTCGCTCGCCGTGTCGCTGGGCGGCAGCGGCGACCTCAAGGTTGGCGGCGCCGTTGAGCGCCTGCAGATTTCGATCGGCGGCTCGGGCGAGGTGCAGGCGGCAAAGCTGGCGTCGCGCGACGCCGTGGTGAGCATCGGCGGCTCCGGCGAGGCGACGGTGTCGGCGAGCAAAACGCTGAACCTGAGCGTGGCCGGCTCGGGCGACATCGGCTACTACGGCGATCCCAAGGTGAGCCAGAACATCCGCGGCTCCGGCACGATCAAGCGCTTGGGCGCGGCGCCGCGGTAAGCGCGACATCAGGCGTCAAGGCCCGGCAAATAGTTGCCAGGCCTTGGCGCCGCAGGCCAGCGATTTAATCCAGCGCCTCAGTTCATCCTCATCGGCAGCGAGGATTCTCTCGCTGAGGTCGACGGAAAGCCTCCCCTGACTATCGCTGACCAAGCTCTGCACCACGCCTTGCAAAGCTAGCAGCGCGCCTTCCTGCCGTCCTTCCTGCCGTCCTTCCTCTTTTCCCCTGGCACGACCACGTTCGATCGCCTCATATTCCAGCAAGTCCTCGTACTTTTTGAATCGTTGGTCAAACAACATGATCGGCCCCTCCTCCATGCTGATCTCGGTCTCGCAAAATTCGTCCTGCAACACGGCCCTCACCCAGCGCATCAAACTATCGCGGGCACGCGACATATCCGGCGATTGCAGTCTTTGCGCAAAAACGCCCAACGCTTCGCGCATCTGCGCATCGGTGCGCGAACGCATCAACCGGAACAGAATCGCCAGCACGTTAGACCGGCCGTCCCCGCCAAGGTTCCTGTACAAATCCCGCCAGCAGATCCCGGACCACTTCGGGATGCCCGAATAACTGCTTATACAACATATCGCTGTGACTTTTCATCGACAAAGTGTAGCGTTTGACATCATTGACGAGTACGCTTGCTGGCGAGCCCACTTTGTCGCGCCTCAAAAAAACCGCAACCAAAGGGAGAAATACTTGAACGTCATCGCCTCATCCGTCCGCCTCGCGCTGTTGTCGCTGCCTGCCATCCTATTGAGCTCCGCCGCCGCAGCGGCCGACTCACCGGCCCCGCCTGACGCCGTTACCGCGATCAAGGCCGCGCACATGGTCGACGTGCGCAAGGGAACGCTGATCGACGATGCGGTCGTCCTCGTCAGCGGCGAGCGCATCACCGCCGCCGGCAGCAAGCTGGCGATCCCGGCCGGCGCCAAGGTCATCGATCTGGGCAACAAAACCCTGCTGCCCGGCCTGATCGACAGCCACACCCACCTGACCGGCGACCCGCAAGACGCCGGCTACGCCATCGTCGCCAAATCGATCCCGCGCTCGACCTTGACGGGCGCCAAGAACGCCCGCCTGACGCTCAACGCCGGCTTCACCGCCGTGCGCGACGTCGGCGCCGACGGCTACACCGACATCGGCCTGCGCGACGCCATCAACGACGGCGACGTGCCCGGCCCGCGCATCGCCGCCTCCGGGCCGGCCATGGGCATCACCGGCGGCCACTGCGACGACACCTTGCACGCGCCGCAATATGGGATCACCGGCCTGGGCGTGGCCGACGGCGTCGAAGAGGCGCTCAAGGTCACGCGCCGCAACATCAAATA encodes:
- a CDS encoding DUF2807 domain-containing protein — its product is MTTTTVRSTLRVLILATGMLAVAAPANLVLAGPLSWVGGDRVQGNGKIVKQNREVGHFTAFATSVSGNVEIRQGNTEGVIVETDDNLQALVETVVENGTLRIRPAKNNMSLETRNMKIVVMARTLERVSVAGSGAVAADKLHVERMQFDIGGSGELNVADLRAESLAVSLGGSGDLKVGGAVERLQISIGGSGEVQAAKLASRDAVVSIGGSGEATVSASKTLNLSVAGSGDIGYYGDPKVSQNIRGSGTIKRLGAAPR
- the tadA gene encoding Flp pilus assembly complex ATPase component TadA — translated: MDNYLSSQIRTLTYIENEDHPVFGTLVQQILHLLNSKLIFSDILIHQNSPLLLRQPKGLVAVTDSPITREELEEFFEVVEPNWSERIQDRAFDRAVDLHTARIRANCFTFQGKKRLGCVIRRFPKEPMPLNELGLRRHEQNFAKLTSGLVLIIGDTCQGKSTTIASMLDEINKHRSGHIITIEDPVETLIPQRQCVITQREVGFDGDVESFYLGALDALRERPDVIVIGEIRDAQTAQEALALAESGPLVLASLHARSTELGLQKMVRLLGNSEAQSQALAHALRGVLCQALLPSVEGERYYLATECLTSNPEVVEMIAGGQLSALRGWMAGKTSEGCHTMNASLRVLLAEGKIGIDDARNATTDRIGFAEHH
- a CDS encoding cytochrome c produces the protein MTKKIFYTLAGLVGLVVAGVLFMMFRTGGDDIGPPPSVTAKLSATEKIARGAYLAKAGDCMACHTTRGGQQYAGGRALKTPFGSVVSPNITSDKATGIGGWSADDFWLALHNGKSKDGRLLYPAFPYTNYTRITRDDSDALYAYFQSVPAVSQANQPHELRFPYNQQIMLAAWRALYFKPAVFRPETGQSVDWNRGAYLVQGLGHCSACHSPRNALGAVSGSSGDSLSGGLIPVLGWYAPSLNSDAEAGLGDWQQDHLAALLKTGVSPRATVFGPMAEVVRESLQHLNDSDINAMATYLRALPAQGVKSEFERDKGPQATAFLTAGAKLYAQHCAECHGDGGAGMPPGYPPLAGNRALTMEQAVNPIRIVLNGGFAPGTAGNPRPYSMPPFGHVLNDNEVAQVVSYLRSAWGNNAPPVDGNEVNRYRAIPLD
- a CDS encoding cytochrome c4; its protein translation is MLTFSIIRLAALLALSLPVAAATPPDTLEQRVAACIACHAVKERSDAFFPRISGKPAGYLYNQLLNFREGRRNYPMMTYMVDHLPDAYLREIADYFAAQHPPYPPAQAGSGDNAGAASLARGEALVRHGDPAKKIPACVGCHGAALYGVEPAIPGLIGLPSDYINAQFGAWKSHVRRAAAPDCMADIAGKLSVADVAAVSAWLSKQPPDAAARPASAASIAMPLPQPCGSVPGGAK
- a CDS encoding SAM-dependent methyltransferase — encoded protein: MLIITIKQGKEKSLLAGDPWIYPTAIDKVDGKPQEKMKPGSTAIVQSSARQFIGRAAYNSKSQIRARMWSYKEDEPVDHAMMKRRVKAAVAKRAAAIRAAGPNALVPVILGEDDGLSGLLVHGWGGVDGYLICQFQSGGVDAWKVPIVQALLAETGCPNVYERCDDLIRKGEGLPLFSGALAGEEPPEHVLVLEGNQRYSMDLCTGFKYPKLKS